From Primulina tabacum isolate GXHZ01 chromosome 2, ASM2559414v2, whole genome shotgun sequence, one genomic window encodes:
- the LOC142528561 gene encoding uncharacterized protein LOC142528561 isoform X1: MDMAAKDAVNVNPKAPSTIFVNSGVVPGANAVSSLGFGASSGHVGKNSNENAFLTTSKGQEKNVLFPHTRLSDGPDVKASANSIASELSKNHESKPSLPSISINKHKIRAFNSDNVPGFTFPVCTAAGVLSEPPTTPSILPSTSIIPQPAYSFGANKSNPSLIFSFPSTSNASMNDASDLKFNFGSDEKTRLSFSSIDADAICY; the protein is encoded by the exons ATGGATATGGCAGCTAAAGATGCAGTCAATGTGAATCCTAAGGCTCCTAGCACCATCTTTGTTAATTCTGGCGTGGTACCTGGTGCAAATGCGGTGTCATCTTTAGGTTTTGGGGCATCTTCTGGTCATGTGGGCAAGAATTCAAACGAG AATGCTTTTCTCACAACTAGCAAGGGACAGGAAAAAAATGTGCTTTTTCCTCACACACGTCTGAGTGATGGACCTGATGTGAAGGCTTCCGCCAATTCTATTGCTTCAGAGCTTTCAAAGAATCACGAGTCTAAGCCTTCTTTGCCATCAATTTCCATCAACAAGCATAAAATTCGTGCTTTTAACTCGGACAATGTCCCGGGATTCACTTTTCCCGTATGTACTGCTGCTGGTGTTCTTTCTGAACCACCAACAACACCTTCCATCCTGCCATCTACAAGTATTATTCCTCAGCCTGCTTACAGTTTCGGAGCAAATAAATCAAATCCAAGTCTTATTTTCTCTTTTCCATCTACTAGCAATGCCTCGATGAATGATGCATCTGATCTGAAGTTCAACTTTGGTTCGGATGAGAAGACTAGGTTGTCCTTTAGCTCGATCGATGCCGATGCCATCTGCTACTAA
- the LOC142528546 gene encoding axial regulator YABBY 5 isoform X1, whose product MDVPDQLCYIPCNFCNIVLAVSVPCSSLFDVVTVRCGHCTNLWTVNMAAAFQCLQQQNAQGPIHSSTELKVDLGSSSKCNNKLAIQPSITKKSEPKIAIKPPEKRQRVPSAYNQFIKEEIQRIKANNPDITHREAFSTAAKNWAHFPHIHFGLMLESNNHVKHNDQGSEKNQMRRAAIINK is encoded by the exons ATGGATGTGCCTGATCAACTCTGCTACATTCCTTGCAACTTTTGCAATATCGTTCTTGCG GTGAGTGTCCCATGCAGTAGCTTGTTTGATGTAGTGACAGTTCGATGTGGGCACTGCACCAATCTTTGGACAGTGAATATGGCAGCTGCCTTCCAATGCCTGCAGCAACAAAATGCTCAG GGTCCTATCCATTCTTCAACCGAGCTCAAGGTTGACTTAGGCTCTTCTTCCAAATGTAACAACAAGTTGGCCATCCAACCTTCCATCACAAAGAAATCCGAGCCGAAAATCGCCATCAAAC CACCAGAGAAGAGGCAAAGAGTCCCATCTGCATACAACCAGTTCATAAA AGAGGAGATTCAAAGAATCAAAGCCAATAATCCGGATATCACTCACAGGGAAGCATTCAGTACTGCTGCAAAAAAT TGGGCACACTTCCCTCACATTCATTTTGGACTGATGTTGGAGAGCAACAATCACGTTAAGCATAATGATCAG GGGTCTGAGAAGAACCAAATGCGCAGGGCCGCCATAATAAACAAGTGA
- the LOC142528561 gene encoding uncharacterized protein LOC142528561 isoform X3, whose protein sequence is MDMAAKDAVNVNPKAPSTIFVNSGVVPGANAVSSLGFGASSGHVGKNSNENAFLTTSKGQEKNVLFPHTRLSDGPDVKASANSIASELSKNHESKPSLPSISINKHKIRAFNSDNVPGFTFPVCTAAGVLSEPPTTPSILPSTTMPR, encoded by the exons ATGGATATGGCAGCTAAAGATGCAGTCAATGTGAATCCTAAGGCTCCTAGCACCATCTTTGTTAATTCTGGCGTGGTACCTGGTGCAAATGCGGTGTCATCTTTAGGTTTTGGGGCATCTTCTGGTCATGTGGGCAAGAATTCAAACGAG AATGCTTTTCTCACAACTAGCAAGGGACAGGAAAAAAATGTGCTTTTTCCTCACACACGTCTGAGTGATGGACCTGATGTGAAGGCTTCCGCCAATTCTATTGCTTCAGAGCTTTCAAAGAATCACGAGTCTAAGCCTTCTTTGCCATCAATTTCCATCAACAAGCATAAAATTCGTGCTTTTAACTCGGACAATGTCCCGGGATTCACTTTTCCCGTATGTACTGCTGCTGGTGTTCTTTCTGAACCACCAACAACACCTTCCATCCTGCCATCTACAA CAATGCCTCGATGA
- the LOC142528546 gene encoding axial regulator YABBY 5 isoform X2, with product MDVPDQLCYIPCNFCNIVLAVSVPCSSLFDVVTVRCGHCTNLWTVNMAAAFQCLQQQNAQGPIHSSTELKVDLGSSSKCNNKLAIQPSITKKSEPKIAIKPPEKRQRVPSAYNQFIKEEIQRIKANNPDITHREAFSTAAKNWAHFPHIHFGLMLESNNHVKHNDQVK from the exons ATGGATGTGCCTGATCAACTCTGCTACATTCCTTGCAACTTTTGCAATATCGTTCTTGCG GTGAGTGTCCCATGCAGTAGCTTGTTTGATGTAGTGACAGTTCGATGTGGGCACTGCACCAATCTTTGGACAGTGAATATGGCAGCTGCCTTCCAATGCCTGCAGCAACAAAATGCTCAG GGTCCTATCCATTCTTCAACCGAGCTCAAGGTTGACTTAGGCTCTTCTTCCAAATGTAACAACAAGTTGGCCATCCAACCTTCCATCACAAAGAAATCCGAGCCGAAAATCGCCATCAAAC CACCAGAGAAGAGGCAAAGAGTCCCATCTGCATACAACCAGTTCATAAA AGAGGAGATTCAAAGAATCAAAGCCAATAATCCGGATATCACTCACAGGGAAGCATTCAGTACTGCTGCAAAAAAT TGGGCACACTTCCCTCACATTCATTTTGGACTGATGTTGGAGAGCAACAATCACGTTAAGCATAATGATCAGGTAAAGTG A